In Brassica napus cultivar Da-Ae chromosome A3, Da-Ae, whole genome shotgun sequence, the sequence TGCGAAGTGGCTAGATAAGAGGTGGTCAAATGAGATATGGATAACAGTGAAGATTCCACATGTATCTTCCATGCTCTGGttatttacaagatttataTGTTTTGGGAGAGGGAGGAAGAAGCTGGACGAGAGGTAGGGACAACGATGGTGAGCAGGTCCGAGTTTTGGTGTGGAGAGGACAACATTACATCGAGCTCTCGTAATGTGGACAAAGGATGTGTGGGTGTGATTGGTGTGGACGACAGTTATGTGGATGTGGTCGTTGTGGTCATGAGACTTGGGGTCAAGTGCGAAATGGTCAGATGAGATATGGATAACAGTAAAGATCCTATATGTGTTTTTTATACTCTGGTAAATAACGAGATTCATATAAGATGATAGTTTCTGCATTTTGCAAACGTTGATGTTTCTTTCTGTAGTgtacaaatatattttcctCATATACTTTTTGTTTAGAAACCAGAAGAAAGATCTATCAGATAAATGTTAAAACTCTTAAACTAAATTAACAAAACTTCAAACCCAGAACTTCACAACCAccattaaatcttttttttcgaAACGGAACCGATGGCCAAATTAACACAATTCACATAAATCTATATACCaacctttttaataataaatgttgCATTTATTGCAACCACACGAAAATTTAGTTAGCTTTGCTGTTGGTTTCTTGAAAAGAACATTTTTCTACTTACACAAAACCAAGGGCATTTATGTCCTGAAAAAACACCTGTCCACACAAAGTGTGCCAAACAAACAATGTGTCTttaagagaaaagaaaattcaTAATGTGTCTTTATATGTAAGTctctcataaatatataaagaactGCGAACAGgcactttttatttcaatgtcAAGTTGTCAATGCCTCAATGGTACAGTCTGGAGAGAGAAAGTTATTCTACAATTTTGAAATGTGTGATAAATGAACAATTATATATGAAGTGATTAGCATAGCctataaatgaacaaaaaaaaaggaaaacttttgtttttgttaacaataaaagaaaaaacttaaATTGACCTTCTTACTATATAATTCAAATTCCAAATGTAATTTTCAGAATAGTAATTAGCGGAACAAATTGGAACAATAGTGTAATCCACGATTATGAATAGAGAGTGTGCATCGTGTAATTGACAATAGTGAACTTGGAACAATAGTGTAATACTCGCTCAAATCAAATGTACGTAAATTTTTATAGAATAAATAGTATATACTAAAATTGGACCACGTGAACAAAAAGAAATGGACCACAATTGGCTGTTGATGAGCCCTAATCATCTAAATGGATGGGTAGTACCCTAACGTATTCAATTTCTCTGAATCGTTATTAACATAAATTTGGTTCGCTCCTTAGTACCAAATATGTTTGCCCTCTTAGATCAAAACTCTGGATCATTTCTTCTTCTCATACCTTATGTTAAGTCCACATCTCAAGAACGCATATATTATATCGCACGTACGTCTTGTCAAACTTATACCAATATACCGTGGACATAAGCCCATATTTTCCATTAATATTATTTCTATCGAATCATCCTTTCgtgaaatttgaattttaagaCATCCATCGCTAAAAGCTTGTAATTTACGAGCACATGTCAACATATGACTATTTAACATCACGCCTTGAAAAATGAACATTTCTGTgccattatatattaatattcatagaagtttatttctttgtttttgcagAATTGGAAAGTTTGTGAAGCCattattatcatatatttttcaaGTTGAATTTATCATAAATTCTAttgatatttaataataataaaatattatgagtTTTTGTGTTCATGTTATGAGAGACTcaatttgaaaattttccaatatatatttttttttggtaaattttttccaatatatatatatactatgaaGTTATGTTTTAACCAAGCATGATataaaaattctttttgaaatgttatatttactttagtttacaaaaaatgttatatttactAGCTTAAATTGTTTAGCACGAAAAtgattttaacaaaatatattactaGAAGAAAGAGGAAATCGTTCACAAAACCTTAAAATGGTTAATGCAAAAATAGATCAACAAATTTTGATAGTGACTTCGCGATAGTCGTTTGGAAATCAGATTGGCATGAGTTGCTAATTGCAAATAGCAGATCGATGCCAAAATTGataaattagattttggatGGCCATGTCGATATAGACACTGTTGCATGGATATCCAAGCAGTTTCGACCAATTGGTAGAAGGGATGTGACGGTGTCTTGCAAGTCTTGAGTTGCGTTGTCGTTTACAAATGTTGCCGTTCAGCTAGTCTACACTAAGTATGTGAATGCATTATGCATAGACATACAAATAACAATTGGTTACTAgactttttcattttaaaaacatacaaatTGTTAAATAGAAATAGTTATTCTACTTTATCTGACTACGTGTTCTTGTATGATTATTTCGTTCTaatctttattttaataaatgtttatgcgtttatttaaaaagtaaaggttatatattaaaaattttgttttctaatttgTCCAAAAGGAAACATCATCCATTCCTCGAAGTTAAATTATAGGAGTCAAAATTTGACACGTAATACTAATAAGAATCTAGTGAACTTTTAAACCAATCGAAAGGGATGATTACGAAGAACAACAACCACAtcaactctctctttttttccagAACGACAAAAGTACTTTGATTTGTCACTCGACAAAACCAAATGAGACATCCATGTGGAGCTTATTGAATTATTGTCCTAGACTCTTGGGAAGgcacaaaaactaaaatttaattgagATTATCAGATAACCAcgccaaaaataaaaaaaggaaaaggtaGGAGGAAATCACTCCTTTCTTTTCAAGTTTTTCATATGTTTCGTACGTAACattctttttgatatttttttctttcaatttaaaactgtcaaataaataatattaagatgAGTTATACAATTCTGAAAAAGAGTTTCATAAGCATcttacttaaatatttaaaactctaCAAAACCGACGGGATGAGGTAGCTCACTTGGTAAGGACCCTGGGGGCCAATTGTCATGCTCACGGGTTCGACGCCAGGCGGAGGCGAACTGCCCATTCTGTCACCAAATACGGTACTGGGTGTTGGGCCTTGTCCCCAGCCCAGGTAAAACCCTCCCGAGTGAAATGGACCGCTGCCTAACCGGGCCCAGGGGAATGATCCACGTAAGTGGAGaacccctggattatcaaaaaaaaaaaaaaaactctacaaAACCTCTAATTAAAATCAATGTGCAAATGCATAATACTATCAAACTGAAGTTTAGAATAAATAGGTTATACAGTATGTCTATGGAATAGCaatatgttttttcttaaacacaaattcattaattaaaatctaaaatgttTCAGCTACTACAACTGGACGTATGCTCGACTGtaaaataaacaacaataacaatAGTACAATAAAACATGGGATAGAAGTGTTAAAATTAAAGGAAAGATTTGCTTAAAGTCAAATGACCCGCAAATAATCTTCACTTGAATCCTAGAAATGACAGTTCAAAAGAGCTTCAAATAGTCTGAAACGACGTTGAAATACCCTAGTGAAAGAGATTCGGAGGAGTTCAATACTATCTTCAACACCGGATATGATTCACCTCTCACAGAGAGGGAAGATGTGGGAGAGTATCTCTCAACCGCAAGGTCAGCAGTAACCTCAACAAAACTCACCGAAGAGCCTAGATGAATCTCAAACGACGGTGAGGCAGACAGTGAAGCATAGGTATCAATAGTATCAAAAGGCCTTAATTGCCTAGGTTTGACATTGAAACGTGCACTATCAGCTCTAAATACCGCAATGCTTATCCAAGAGACTAGGTGAATCTCAAACTCTAGCTTCACTTTCAGAGAAGCACTTAAAACAATGGAGTTTGGTGACGAAGCATACAGTTTAATCGGGTCAGAAGCTCGGAACTtgacattaatatgttaaagtACAACAAATGTTCTTAAACATAATAAATTCGTTTAATCCGTAATTgataatcatatgttattggTTACTATAAATGtacataaactaaaattttcggaatagttattggtttatatattttaattgatttagaaatccatgtAAATTATGCAGATTTTTAAATTCTCTCGaattagtatttacaaatccggaggttttccctcggatttgagtctttgtatttttaacaaaaaatccatacaaatccattcaaatccttttgaaatcaaatctattagtaaatccgtatgattgaataacacttgatttagattagaatttataaatcattaaaccaataccACATGATTTCAATAcggattttaaaatcatagaaccaataacactagatttagtttagatttacaaatccattaaaatacattaaccaATAACCCCCACTAAATCTTCTTATGTTTCATATAAGTGTCGTtgtagatttaaaattttatttaaatataagtttCATCTATTTTTAACTCATtaactaacaaaataaaataaatattaattataatgtaTAATAGAAAAttcaataatatattaatatgtgtgaaaatcttTAAACTACATATATAACATTGGCATTTTAGGGTTTGAGCCTTATCACTTCACTTGTGTGATGTTCATTTTGAGAAATAAGTCGACGAATcccagtttttttttccttcattaAAAACAATCATCTCACTAGAAACACACACACGACTATATCGATTGAACTAATTCTATAATAATGTACACTTTAATAATCTAAACTTTTACACTTTAATTTCTTTGTTTGCTTTTAAGGAGAGTTGgcgattttagggtttatgtgcaAATATGGAGTCGACAGCGCACACAAACTTTTCTAAAGCAACCTCTCACTTTGTCTTATTTTGGATGAGATTCTGCCACAAAACTAATCAAAGAGCCCCATTTACACGAGTCCATTATCTCTTcctgtttgtttttttcttctttaatgaTATTGATACCCAATAGATTCTTGAATTCAATAATTGTCTTTTGAAAGTTACAACTacgaagttaaaaaaaaaagatttgattgAATTTATTTCATTTCAAACAATAATTTCAATGTCAAGAGGGATGTAATAGActttttttggggtcaaactACGATTTCATTGCTAAAATAAAAGGTTTATCCCCCGCTAGCAGGGGAGGAGTTTACAACAACGAGCTCTGACTTTGCCACTAAGTCAGCCTCCACATTACATAAACGAAAAATGTGATAAAATGAGCAGGCTCTCAATCGGTTGCTAAAATAGTAGATATCCGTGAGGATGGTGTTCAAGTCCCTTCGTGATCCTTTGTTGGTAATGAGCGGATGTAATAGACTACTAACTGCTCTGGCAGCGGgcaatgtttttttgttgtctCTTACAACTTACAAGCACCAAAATCCTAACCAATTCGCTTTATGACATTGATCAAAGATTGCTAAGTCGTTCTGTAGCTTCTTTAGATTTTGTTTGTATTGTATATATACTCCTTcaatttttatatgtatatatatgtactaaaatgtaaatatgaCAGATTGTGATTAAGTGTCAAAGAAATTAGTCAAATTACTATGtaaataagatataaaaaatggaaacatAAACATCTACAATTTTTCAAACGAAAACTTCATTTATCCAGTAAATTTCAACATCATGTCTGCAAGCTGATCCTGATTTAACATGCTTGAGCCCCATTTCTTCGCAACATGATTACCCGTTATCTTTTGAGTTCGTTTAAGGAGGTAAATGGGCATAAAAGAGGCCCACTAAGAACTTTTTTGTTAGCAAATATCCCCGAAAGGATCAGACCCCTATAGTATAAGACTGACAATTCTCCTTCTATTAAAGtaaatattcaattttgatgggtttttttttgaatttttttttatggtttttaaGAGAtgttaaccaaacaaaaaaaaatatgatttaggTTTCGACTTAGAaacaacaatatataaatatgatttagTTATAAACCAGTCAAACAGAAAAACCATCACTTTATCAATGCATCATAGTAGCATAAACTATACAtcataaaaatagagaaaatgtaAATCTGACAttattatcttttcttttttaacttacgaaataaaataacaaatagaagaaaaataacGAAGTTGAAacctatatataaataaaagtatcaagatattctatatttttttgggAAACAAAAGAATTACATAAATAACGTTTATACCACTCCACCATACAATCAAACCAGCCGCCCTCTAACCGTAACCGAACCGGACACAGGATGGTTCGTCAGTGGCAAAACTTTCAAATTTACGcggaaaataagaaaaagacaAGAAGAACAGGGAGGAGCACGGCGGAGAAGACAGAGAACTCTGTCCGGAAACCACCGTTGGGAAGAAAAGGGTAAGCGTCAGGAGGAGGCATGACGCAGTTGTCTCCGTTAAAGTAGATCCTACGAGGAAAAGCCCATCCTTTCTCGAACGTGAAGGTTGATTGATCTTTACGGAACAAAATCTCCGACTGCACATTCCCAAGAGGCCCTGCTTCTGACAAGAAGTCGTTGTAGAACTTCATTCCCCACAGCATCGCCGTATCgtctgcaaaaaaaataaaataaaaaatcaatcttTATGATCCATCCACCACAGAAGATAGAATCATAGAATCAGTGGATGTGTGTGTTTTACTTAATCCAGCGtaaggagagagagatttgTAGTTGAAGCTGAAGATCTGAGTGATGTTGTCGAGGTTAGGATGCTGAGCAACCATGTTCCACTGCGAGTAGTTTAAACGGTAGTTGAAGTTCGTGATTGTGATCTTCACTCGCCAATACTCTTTGTAGTTCTGCTTCACGTGCCAATGCACTCGGATGGGACACAAGTGTCTCGTGCATTGCACCAACGGCGGTAAGATCGTTCCTTTCTTGGTCGGTGGTGAGACAACAGACGCCAAGTGAGGTGTGTCCGGGCTGCAATGTCACAAAGTTTAAGactttgttgttttaaaaaaaaaaaactgaaaccaaaaagaaacaaaggttGAGACTATGACTCACTCGAGACAGGCGCCAGATtctgttttgttgttttggcaTCCGCAAGCGCAAGTTGGACATCCGACAATGGTCTCGTTGtaaaaagaagacaaagaaacGCAGCAGGTTGGGGTTCTTTGAGCAAGGAACTGCGAGTATGTGCACGTAATGTTCCATGTCACTGCAATGATTGAAAACTGTTAGAACGAAGACAAATGCTACAATATAAAAACGTATTCTTGATTCTTACTCATGGCCTGAGTGGTTCTGCGAGTGTCCGGGGTGACAAACTGGGTTGGTCTCACAATCTTAGCAGGGCCGCAAGTGTAGCCTGGACCAGGGCCCATGAGAGTGAAGTTTCTCGGCACGCGGACGGTTTTGTTCGTGGTTCCAGCAGCGCCAACGCTGATCTGGAAGGAGCTAGCTGCAGTGCCAGGGTCTTGAACCCATGAGTTGAGGACACCGCCTTTGCAGCAGTTTGCAATCTGCTGGTTGTAAGGAGTCCCCGGGAGCAAATCTACAACCGTTGGATCTTTCTTACAACAATGCGGTAAGTTTCCTTTGTACTTTGAACAGTCACCTGTTTAAAACAttgaaacatataaaataaaactctCAATAACTCGCAATCAGACCATATAGATTAGTGCTCTAGTTGACCTTGTTCGGTTGTTTGTGCTCCGACCATACTCCATATAACTTCCTTCTTAGCCCATTTCCAGCCTAATGTCCATCCTGGAGATGGAATGTGTCTGTACTTCTGGAAGTTGAACATGGTAACCACGGCCTAGATcacaaacaaataaacaattttaGCAATTAAAACCGATAAAATTAAACAAGTtatttatgttgttttttttttctagttcttAAAACTTACAACATAGCCATCAGGAGTCCAGCTCATGACATCCCATTTCATTGTAATGTTGCCTTCTGGATCTAGCGCATCATATGCTTCTGCCAAAACGGTTTTAccaattatataaaacaaaaggtTAGAACTTTGTTTCTACTTCTCCAACTTTGCTAGCATGTTTAGAACTCATAACTATTGGTTTGTATAAAAGCCAGAAACAGACCAAACTGTCCGCATAACTAAAAGTATGCATCAAGTTCTGTACTTCTcggaaagtttctatttttggATCTTGAAAAGCATAGAACATACAACATTACTAAAAACATAGGAAGCACTAATATGTAAACTGAAGTCACAGTTTTAGGATCTGAGATTTGCAAAAGAATTTTGTTTCAGTAATTGAATAAAGATCTAGCATTGCCACCAAGAAGACAATTATGTAACagagtataaaaaaaaaagaagcagatAAATGTAATAAGGAGAGTAAGAAGTCACCTGTGGAAGtaaaggaagaggaagaaaccAAGAAGACGATCCCTACGGCCAAGAAACTCATCTTGGAGACAATGGAGGTGGATCTGGAGATGAAAGACTCCATTTTTTGTTATTCCTCTGTTGATCAGAGCAACGGAGCTTGTTCCAGATCCCTCTTAGATGGGTCTGGTTAAAATCTTAAAACGAATCAATCTCAGAGTAATAAGCTTTGCTTGAATGTGAAGTGGACTTATAAGAGAGAGCAGCAAGATTTTCAGCTTTGCAAATAGAAGAAGCACTGTTTGGGATCTGGCTGGCTAGTGGCTGTTGTAGTAATTTTTGGGCTGGGGGTACTGATTTGCCCACTCTACCCTTCTATTTTGGAGTAAATGAATGCAAATGATTTCTCCACTTCaagattataaatatatactactttctttaaataaaacccTTAATCTtgcatatttcaaatcaaaattaaagtCTAACagctataataaatataatatattttattttaaaatttgggtAGTATATTCGAGACTGATAACGATTTCTAGTCTAGAAAATAAGGTTGTTTGTATAAAAAGATTCACATGtaagcaaaaaaaatacaaattctgAAGGAATGAAAACATACATATAATTAAGtacaagttgacaaaaaaaaattaagtaatttttttgaattactTTACTCAGAGCTCTAAAATTTTCTGGAAGTGTTTCACAAGTGAAAAAGGGGCTTTTGTGTAATTGTCATCAGAAGTTAGTTTAATACCAGAAGATTGTTACCGGAGACGACAGCTTTAAGAGGGAACGTGGGCAATTACCACTGTTTTAGGTTGTCGGTGGGGAAGAAAAAATGATATATGTGGACATATTTTCAATTATTCGCATTTATTTACTTGTGTTTTTCAAGATTTAAAAAGCTAAAATCGTCGAATTAAGGGAGTCCATGTATAATGTGAAAATATGAGACTACtattcagaaaaagaaaaaaaagactattACTAAGCGTTGGCTTATTAATTTCGTACTGGTAAACTGGTAGTATGGTATtattgattcattattaattttACTGATATAGTATTGCCGACACTATCAAAAACTAATCCAATAGTAACATTCGGTTGGTTTTGGTTTGACTAAAATATCCGAAATAAAGACAACAAACCAAACACGAGTTGTGTTAATTAGTGGTGAAAGTTTCATTCATTAATTGATCACCGTGAAACTAACCATCAAGTTCAAACCTGTATCCCAATGATTTTGTAATGTCAACAAGACTCACAACTCTAAAAATTCGCATatgcattcatctagacatgtTCTTGACACACACCAAAACAAAGATTATCGGATAATAAGAAAAAGATCCAAACCCATCTTTCCTCGTTCGTCAAGCAACGTCTCTGTTTCCTGGTTAGATCCGACGAGTGTGGTTCTCTTTTTCATCTGAAGTTGTACTTCCACTTGCCCCACCAGAACTGCTCTGCACAAAACCACCATTACCAACTGATTCACCACCGCCTTGGTCGGCGTTTCTTTCTCTCAGCATGTTGCTGCCTTTAGAAGTCATCGACCTCGGTAGCTTCAGTTTGGTATTATTTGCCTCTCCAGAGTCGCTCGGCTCCTGAGATGAAgttggtgttgttgttgctggTGGTGGATCTACAACGAGCTGAAGCAGAGGCTTCCTCCATTTCCTTCGTTTCATTGGCTTTGGCACATTTGTTTTACCCTGAAACCAAATATCATCAAATAAGCCGTCACAGAAAGTGAGAATGACCAAATATAATGAAAAAGTCTTAAGAGAATGTTACCGTCGTGTTTCCTATGTCTGACAGAGGTTTTCTTCTTGTTCTGGTTCCTTCTCCATCATTAGTCTCCTCCACTGGCTTGTCAGCAAGAGCGTTTTGGAGCAGCAAAGCTCCACGTGAAGCAAGGACTTGTTGTTGTTCTTCCTGAGAACTCTCACTGTGCTCCAATATCGAGGTGGAGTTGTTCTGCTTTCCGTCTGCGTTCCTGTTGGAACATTTAACTGAAGAGCAACCGCATGAAGGACCACAAGATCCCTTTGTAGCTCGACACTGACATTTCATCGTTTTGCAAGAAGAGCTCTTACTGCAAGTGCAGCACACATCAGATGTTGACGTGGGTTTCACTGCCTCATCTGAAGGAGAGTCCAGGTTCTCTTCGTATGAACGCCTCGGCACCACACTAGAGCGCCGTTTTCCCACTTTGAAGTTTCTTTTCCTGTTCAGTTTTATAACTGATTCCTGCTCCGACTCACGCTCTGATTCTTGCTCAGGTTTCCACTCATCGTCAAGATCTGGATCTTCCCGTTCATGGTCCGAGTCATCAGAATCAGAGGTGTCCATGTCCTCATGAACTATAACCGAGTTCCGGGCTTCCTGCTTTTTCAAGCTGTGCTCGTTGTTTAAATTCTCCTCCGCAGACCTTTTGATCAATTCAGAAGCCTGTAAAAAATGGAATCCATGCAAAATTTCAGAGGATAAGTGACATTAGCTATCAGATAAACAAGAGTAGTAGAAGCTAATTTTACTAACCTGTGCCTTCACCTGATGCGCGAGGTCTGCTTTTTGGATCTCCAAGTATCTAACAAAACTGCTAAACTTCACAATTTTTTCTTTCAGGTCTCTTATTAGGACGTCCTTTTCCCTGCAGTCTGCTTCTCTATCTCGAGCTAGACACCTTTTAATTAAACAATGGACATGTATAAGAATAAAGAGTGAGTTGGGAGTCATATTTGGAATATGATCTCTAAAAAAGCTTCAGTGAGATCTTACCTCGCAGTTGATGCCAAATTGAACAGATAGTTCATGATACTCTTTGCGTCACCTAATGTTCGAACTTGGTTCCACCTCCCTCTTCCACCAAATACACGCTCCCGTTCCTCTGCTTCAGACAATTGTGATGCCATGGAAACGAGAGTGTTTGAAGAGGTCGCAAGCATATTCTCCAGAGCAAAAATCCTTGAGTTTCTTGCACCCGGAGACATGGTATCATCATCAACGCTGCTTTGGTTACAGAAGACGTAAACGGTTTACTATTTTTTCAGTAATGAAATGGTAGTGGTACTGGTTTATGCAAAATCACCACTCACCTTATCTTGGCATTCTTGAGCAACTCGTTTTCTTCCCTTAGCCTTGCAACTTCCTTCGCCATTCTTGCTCTCCTGAATTATAGACAGGAGAAAGTTTAATAGGAACATTATTTTAGAATCATGCCATGAAGAAAGATATAAAACAAGCACATACTCTTCCATTTGCCTCTCGTACTCAGAACGCACTTCGTGAACCCGAACAGTGACTTCAATCTCATGCTCAATTGCTTGCATCAATGcctgcaaataaatcatcagaAAGTTGCATTAACAAACCAACCAACACAGTCACCTAAGTAACTGGAAAAACAAAGCATCGGTTTCATATAAGTTGGCGGGTGTTACCTGAGTTCCTGGACCATTAGCACTTGCACCACCTGCGTATATAGTAGGATAACCAGTTAGTAATTTATACCAACAAAGATAGAATAATTTATACCAACAAACATAGAACTGATTATACTAATCCTTACTCAATGTCTCCCGCGAAGACGCCTTTCGATTTTCTAAAAGCTCTTTGAGTCTTTTTGTCGCCTGGGAAGCCTCTTCTGTCTTTCTTTGCAAAACCTGTTAAAACCACAGACGATTGAGCAGACATGATAATAGAAAAGATGAAGTTAATTTGTTTGTCTGAAAGTTTATAAAGATGTGCGCACCAGCTTCTGTTTTTGATTCAGAGCCATGAGCTTGTGCATCTCATACTCGTTTCTCCTTCCCTCTTTTTTTAGCtggttaaatttcaaaatacaatATAACGAGCGGTTCAGAACACACAAGAGATTTCTGAATAGCCAAGTCAAATGTCTGCCAGACTACAACGAGACTTTCTACAAGCACATGTTGTATTTGAATAGAGGTGGTGACTAATGATTGAGAAGATGAAACTTGTTTAATTTGTTCATTAGTGGTGCAAGACAGACACACTTATCAATCAAGTAAGCGTCAAAGTGATCAAGAAAAATCTAATATACCTGCATGACTTCCTTCTCTCTTG encodes:
- the LOC106439963 gene encoding protein COBRA; amino-acid sequence: MESFISRSTSIVSKMSFLAVGIVFLVSSSSFTSTEAYDALDPEGNITMKWDVMSWTPDGYVAVVTMFNFQKYRHIPSPGWTLGWKWAKKEVIWSMVGAQTTEQGDCSKYKGNLPHCCKKDPTVVDLLPGTPYNQQIANCCKGGVLNSWVQDPGTAASSFQISVGAAGTTNKTVRVPRNFTLMGPGPGYTCGPAKIVRPTQFVTPDTRRTTQAMMTWNITCTYSQFLAQRTPTCCVSLSSFYNETIVGCPTCACGCQNNKTESGACLDPDTPHLASVVSPPTKKGTILPPLVQCTRHLCPIRVHWHVKQNYKEYWRVKITITNFNYRLNYSQWNMVAQHPNLDNITQIFSFNYKSLSPYAGLNDTAMLWGMKFYNDFLSEAGPLGNVQSEILFRKDQSTFTFEKGWAFPRRIYFNGDNCVMPPPDAYPFLPNGGFRTEFSVFSAVLLPVLLVFFLFSA